From the genome of Rhododendron vialii isolate Sample 1 chromosome 10a, ASM3025357v1:
ACTTTGGCGTTGCTTAGCGGTGAGAAACCTCCCTAAGCGAAAGCCATGGGCACCTCTGGAACCACAACTAGAGTCAGAACTCGGGTTTTCACCACATATTTCCCTCAAGGCTGAACTCCGAGTAACTCTTTTGAAAAATCGTATTTTGGGGTTTAAAGTTGGCAAGTTCTAGCTTTATGGTATGCAGTGTACTGTcgttgacaatttttttaaacatgatAGCATGGTTTAATAGCCATAAGCAATTAGGGTACACTGTGTAGAACCATATGGGAATGAGGCAGGTTAAGGGTGACTTAGTTCGATGTTTAATTTGCTGAAGAAGTGGTCTCAATTTCCTGAAGATTGACAACAAGTGGtgcgttttttgtttttaagtaaAGATTAAACTGGATATGAAAGGTACTTCCTAGTTACCCTTTTGTGTCATGGTCTTAATATTTTTCTGGCAACATtgttcttatttgttttgtCATTGGGTTATAATATAACCGTTatattattcatgtttttttttcacgTTTAACCTGTGAAACTAGACATTGGATTTCATTGGTATTTGCCTAGCTGTAGTGTTCCCTTTTCAATGCTACTATATGAAATGAAACATTGCATTTCACTGGTAGTTGCCTTACCGTAGTTGTTTAAGGCACACATAGGCGAGCATGGTGTACCCATACCCGAAGGCCAAGCCTGATTTTGCACCTCACCAGGGATGGGGCATGGCGACGTGAAAGAAACTCACCATAGGCTTCTCGTTTAGGTGAGAGGTGCTCTGAAAAGTAGTAAAGGGGATTGAAATATTAACCCTGAAAGCAGAAAAGTGGAAGCTGAGTTCCTCACATCGTATCAGAGTCTTAGCAATCCACAAACTTCACACCACTAACCACCAAATTTGATTGAAGTCTTTGGTAATCACAAAGTTGATTGGATTGCCAGTCGAAGTCTTGACCTGTGTTGATCAATTGAAgtctcctctcttcttttcctcGTCCCCTATCCTTCTTCTTGCTTGCTTGCTTTTTTATCTTACcaaattttttgtgtttaatttttggagttttgtttctatttttctacAATGTGGCATTTGTATGGGTATTCGGTTATAGCATTGCACTTGTATAGTCATTATTATACACGAATTATTTGTCCTTTTGACAAACACTTAAGTGATCTTAGACCATAGTAGCAGGGTacttctaaaatgggtgcgctcCCAAGACAGGAGCTTGAATTGTCGCTCCCAAGATGGGAACTTGATGGATGCTCCAAACTAAGCCGGGAGCTTATCGGGTTGCTAAGGTAGTAACTCTTTTACTTTTAAGAGAGTTATGCCATTGTGAAATTAAGAATACGGAAATCGTATCGgccaagaagttttgcaaattgaaaatatctaacttTTAAAATTACcctttaagattggaaaaattcTCAATAAGTATGGCTTTTCCTTTAATGGTTAGTATTTAAACATATTTTATCCACATGTTCATATAATCTATATACGATTCTTAGGCGCTCCTAGCTTTTTGATGCCTTTGCTCCCCCGCACAAAGCATCACTAAATGCAGTTTCTTCAACTGAAAAATTGAAGGGAATAGGGGAAGGTACTAGCAACTTGCCCTTTTATGGCACGTCATAATGGTTTTGAACAACTGCAGACTTCACCcgttgttctttgtttttgaaCGGGGATTTCACTGGTACTTGGCTACCTGAAATTCTTGCCCCCTTTAAACGTGGTTTTAGGATAACAAAAGGTATGcttgatttttcattttaaatttcGCTCTGTTCTTGCATTCAACCATTTACTTGCACCGCCTATGCTCGTAGTTGGTAAGTGATTGGGCGTAGAAGTTTATTTATCTGAAGGCGtatcttttattcaattgtttgtTTTTCCCAAAACTCCTTTTTTATCTTTGCATTGCTTTCCAGATTTTTCGCCAGACAATCTTTTTCTTATATTCTGTATTTTCGGATAGCATGTGTGGATACAGATGCAAACGgacacaaagggctacaactcCTAACTTTCACCTGGGTATTCAACCTTGATGCTGCATTTTTTAGCTGGGGGAAAAAATATTGCTGTGCGTAATTTGTGATATTCATAAGAGAGGAATTCCGTTCTTTGATCgaaatgaaactttttctccTCTCCGGACTACTGCCCGGTTAATGCTCCGGTCCAGCCTACTGCTGCTTTCATAAGAAACCTGAGAGTGAAATGTGAACACTGGCAAACAAACTGGTTGTCAACTTGGCATTTCCCCCATCCTCCGGGGTGCAGCTTCTCGCAAAACTGTTCACAATTTGGTTGTTTGCAGGAGAACGGTGGCCGGGACCGCTTCTCATCCTTACATATGAGTGTCACTCTGTAACTCTCACCTGCGTAGAAAAGAAATTCAGGAACACCAAAATGAATGGAATAGGATACATTCGGCATAGTTGCTTCATTGTGTTTCAGAATAGGATGTTAGTCTAGGGGCAAAATGAAGGGATatcaaacacccaaaaaattaaaacattcgTGAATGTTTCTGTACCATAATGCAATGAGACAATAACCACGACAAGGAACTAAAGCTGCTACAATGGGCttcatctagagagagagagagagagagactaatgCAAATAATGGTTTTGCGAACTAAAGGGTCATATGACTCATATCAACAAAATAATGCATGGTTTTATTGGGACTAGGAGTACCTGTGGTGCAGCACTGCACTACGGGCTTGTAGGGCATTCTGAAAGCAACTTTCGAGAAATGATCATCACAATCCGATGCCGTCATTCTATAGAATTTGGTAAGAATTTTATAgttgtaaaaaatcaaattgattggAGATCGATAGCCAATGATCAGAAAACAcgtgtttttgaaaaatgaacgGTTGGTACGATTCAGAGAATGAACTATAAGACAAATCTAACTCGATCAAGAAAGGTCTTAttaagtgaatttttttgtgcaAGTATAGTGCTCCGCGCTCCGCAAACTCTAAAACATGTGCGATTCGGATCCTAATGAACACACTACGGCGTCTGTAGCAGTCATTCTTCGTGATTGGAAGGGAAGACTAATAGATGGTTTTGCTAAAAGAATTCAAGCCGCCTCAATTCTACAAGCTGAAGCAACGGCTATTCGATATGCTTTGCGTCTCAGAGGACTACCCTCCATGAGAGCGTGCTCCTATAATTTTCGATATCCGAAAAATGGCATTGGAATCTAAGTTCTCTTTCTCGTGGTGTCCAAGGAAAGCTAATGAAGCTGCAAATTGGGTAGCCAAGACCCTTACCAACTGTTTTTTACCTCACTCTTGGATATCCTATCCTTCCGGGGATTTTCTTCGCGTTCTTTCTTTTGGGTAGCCAAGACCCTTTACCAAGTACTATTTTTGACTCCTAGTTTGTGGTCGGCTCCCAAGTGATCAAAAGTGAGTTAATTTTGTCTTTGACGGTCTGACCCTTGTTCAGGGGCTCTCTTTGACGAACCCTCCAGGTACAGACTGTCTCTCATCTCACATCAACCGGTAATTACCGGACCTAAGGCCTAATGGTAACCTCAAGGGAAGTGAGGAATGAAATATCAGGCCTTGGGACACCCTTTGAGTTTTGGACCTTGTGGATTTGGGTGCTAAATGCTGGCAACTTGCGGTCGTATGATATCCCGGTTGTAGAGAGATTTGCGTTAAGCAATATAAAGGGTGCACTGTTTCATTCAGGAAAGACTGAAGTGTGACTGCTTGGGATACTTAATTGCTGAAGAATTCATCTCAATTCCAGAAAaaagacaatcaaagcatcactGAATGCTGTTTTCTTGAACTGAAGAATTGAAGGGAATAGGGGAAGGTACTAGCCAGTTACCCTCTAGTGGCACGTCATAATGGTTTTGAATGATTTATTGCATTTGGTCGTCGGATTGAACTTTAGTATAAGCGGTATGTTTTTGTTCGCGTTTGGTTTATTAAACAAGTCCTTTCGACTTCACCCGTACTTCTTTGTTTTTGAACTGGGATTTCACCGGTAGTTTGCTATCTGAATTCTTGCCCCCTTCCAATGTAGTTTTACAATAAGAAATCCACTAAAAGATATAGTACTTGgttttcgttttaatttttgctCTGTTCTTGCATTCAACCATTTACTTAGCACAGCCTATGCTTGTAGTTTGTGCGTGATTGGAAGTCGGAGTTTATTTATCTGAAGCCATATCTTTTACTTGATCATTTGTTTTTCTCGAAACTCCTTTTTATCTTGCATTGCTTTCCAGATTGTTCAGCAGACAATATTATTCTCATATTCTGTATTTTCGGATAGTATGTGCGCATGCGCATGCAAAGGGCCACGTAAAGGGTCACAACTCCTTACTTTCACCTGGGTATTCAACCTTGATACTGCATTTTATATTGCTGCGCGTGATTTGAGATATTCATAAGATAGAAAATTATTGCATATCGGCCTGAGGAATTCCGTTCTTTGATTGGAATGAAACTTTTTCTCCACTCCGGACTACTGCCCGGTTAATGCTCCAGCCTACTGCTGCTTTCATAAGAAACACGAGAGCGAAAGCTGCAAATTTGTTTGAAGGGGTCGAGTATTTGCACTCCCGTTCTCTATAAAGCTGGAGTAGTAGTAACCAAAAACTTCATCTTGACCATCTGATTGCTTAATGGGATGATTTATGCTCTCAGACAAATTCTTTCAGACGGAGTTTCTTTTTGTAATAGTTTCTTTGGcagggaattttttttagggaCTTTTAGGATGGCTTTGAGTTATTAATCAGAAGCCACAACTACAAATTAATTCGTAAACAGAATACCGGAAGAACAAAAGCCAGTCGAGAAAGCTATATCCATAAGAACCCAAATTATAACTGCTGATCGGATCGACAACAAACCTTAGAAATGCATGAAAAACccgaaacaaaacaaaacggaCATGAAACTGACATTGAATATACAGATACCCTAAGAACCTTGAAAtcgctaagtttgattatagatGACGAGATGGTTGAGAAGAAGCCGCGCCTGCTTTCTGGCCGGCCTTGGCAGGCACATCTTTGTAGCAAATGTGAAAACACTGGCAAACAAACTGGTTGTCATCTTGGCATTTCCCCCACCCTGCGGGGTGCAGCTTCTCGCAAAACTGTTCACAATTCAGTTGTTTGCAGGAGAACGGTGGCCGAGTCAGTTTCTCATCCTTGCATACAAGTGTCACTCTGTAACTTTCACCTGCGTAGAAAAGACATTCAGAAACACCAAGACGATGGAAATAGGATACATTCGGCATAGTTTAGTCGCCTTAATTTTTAAAACCGAGTTGTTTCATTCGAGAATGTGTCTGTACCATAATGCAATGAGATAATAACCATGACAAGGACTAAAGCTGCTACAAAGGACTTCATCTTCAATGACAAGATCTTGTTTATGGtgaagaacagagagagagagagagaagaggatgagcttgtttatatatatatatatatcttcagATTTATCAGTAGTGAAGTGGAAGGGTCGTAGCAATCAAATAATGGaaactaagagcatccgcaatggtactaatcaaaatcaataatcaaaatgtgtcacgtcagcatttgattatctatttagtccataatcaaacttaacaacttctacctccacattggttatttttgtattcctaacaaaaaaaaaccccacaatacacaatgcacatttgtccaatcgcaaacgagttttaatcacgcacctgaccacaccaaattattcgtctcgatgagacgattccaatatgtggtgtttttgagttattgagttattgagtttaattgttgagtttgattattgagttttggttattggtaaaagctgttaagtttggttatggaatgggtggaatttggttatttactaaaagacttataactttggttattacaatgtggggtattttttgagcattgttgttaaatttgcttattcacatccatttgcttattacaatgtggatgctctaaggcgAAATAATGCGTTTGCAAACTAAGGAAGTGGAAGGGTCATGTGACTCATATGATCAACAAAATAATGCATGGTTTTATTGGGACTAGGAGTTCCTGTGGTGCAGCACTGCACTATGGGCTTGCAGGGCATTCCGAAAGCAACCTTCGAGAAATGATCGTCACGGTCCGATTCTGTCATTGTATAGAGTTTGCTAAGAACTTTATTgttgtaaaaaatcaaattgatcaaaGATTGATAGTCGCATGATCAGACAACACGTATTTCTGAAAAATAAACGGTTAGTATGATTCAGAGAATGAACTAATAAGACAAATCTAACTCGATCATGTTTTTAGATATATACATCttattaacttgattttttgtacAAGTATAGTTCTCCGCACACTCTAAATGATGATTGATTCGGATCCTGAGGATTATCTCTGGAAAAGCCATATTGAGGCACACTACAACCCTGTAGTGCATTTGTCGCAGTACAAGAACCAGATCCTGTTAATAATTGTGTGGTTACTACATGAAAAAGAACCTGAACATAGGAATTAAGTACTCACTAAATGTGTTGATTTATATTTACTTAATTGTCTTGTTTCATCACTTTCACGTTTTGAGACCAAGTGTCCAGATTattagaagaaaaagaagatgaagaaagaaGCTGATGAAGTTATtattcaaacaaacaaaaaaaacttaccaAAAAAGAGCTAGGTTATTCAAAAGACAAAGTAAATTACACAAATTCCCCCCTGCAGCGACTTGCCAAACTAATTATAACAACCGAAACATGTCGTTTAAGGGTTCGGATCCTTTCCAGTAATTATACTGTATCGGATATAGTTGAACAATTAATTTACTCACAATGCAGGAGAGGAAAGCTAGGAGTTGGGGGCCGCGGCTTCCTCAAATTTCATCACATCCGGTACTTCATCCGTTGTTGAAATCCATATATGCTTCTATTGTTCTGATTTCGACTTGCACTACGTACTCATCCAAAAAAACAGGCTTACCCCATCCGAAATCTGACTCATAAAACGGAAAACCTACACCAACTAGAAAATAAGTGAATCCACTTCCTTGTTGGAGGACGACTCCATCGCCTTCTTAACAATCTCTCACAACCATATCATGATATCCATCTTCCCCTTGCAACTCTTCCAGGTACTTGCAGTCAATTTTCCCAACTGCTTCCCCTCGTCTTCCTCACCAGTTCACCCGAATCCATCTCGCTGTTTCCCAATGCACCCGCTCCCAGGCTGAGGCTTCCCAATACATATTCCGACAAAAGCGGGTCCATCCTCCACCCTGCTGCCCAAACATTTCTTTGGGTggaaattagagagagagagagagagaggatgcgATGAAACTCGGAGCCACTGTATTGGTATTGGCACGAGCCATGGCTGCCCAAGTCTTGACAAACATGCTTAAGGTGCATGCATCGGCAATTCTATGGCAAAGAGTTTATACCAACGGCTATACCTCCACAGTTGAACTGCGTACCCTAATAGAACACCACCACTCTCTTCACTTGTGCTTCGAACAAATTGAGTCAATACTTTCAACTCTTGGCAATTCGATGATTCCGGACAGGCAGGCCGCAGGCTTCAACTCGATTGAGATTCTAAGGTTTTGTTCTtgtgaacttaacttaaacttaatttaaatctgaaaattgtccttatttgaatttttttgcatttgttagttttgtgccaaacttttatgagttaatgattcgtctcgacgagaggaattggaaaagtaatttttttttttacttttaccaaagtattttgagaaataaccactttttagcgcaaaaagtgatttttttttttttttgatgctAAAAAGTGCTTGTAGCCTCAATGGATTGGATTCTCTCAAACCTATTACAGTTAAAACATCCAAAAGCAATGAAAAAGGTACGAAACGTATTATAAGAAGTGGTGGGAAGGAACAGGATGGTGGAAGAATCAGACTTGGAAAAACTGGAATACTTGTACATAGACTCATAAAGGAATCTTTCAGGCTCCACCCAGTGACCCCTCTTCTTCTGCCCCATGAAGCCATGCAAGAGTGCATTGTCAACGGTTACCATATACCGCGAAAGGCACAAGTTACCATAAACGTGTGGGCTACTGGGAGAGACCCAAATGTCTGGAAGGATGCAGAGGAGTTTATACCAGAGAGGTATATTGGCACTAGCAAAGATCTCAGGGGGCATATTTTTCAACTTCTTCCTTTTGGCGCTGGCCAGAGGCGTTGCCCTGGATGCAGCCAGGGCTATTGACGGTTCGGCTTGTGGTGACACAATTGGTGCTGCTTTGATTGGGAGCTGCCGGAGGGCATGTTGCCAGGGGACTTGGACATGATTGAGGAGTTTGGCCTAGTGACAACCCGGGCTAAGCATCTCCTAGCCGTTCCAACTTATCACATTAACAAATGATAAGTGCTCTAAACAAGCAAAGCTATGCGTTGCAAGATACTTCTTAATACTACATTTTGTCATTTCCGTATGTCATGGCATTATATTCAAGATAAATATCCCAAATAAGGAGGCCATCATACTTCTCCTAGCAGGCAGGGATGCAAAAAATTTGTGACATGATATTTTCCGaatttgattttgctgttaaTTTTTCTTGGACTTGCAAGATTACCCACAATTTGTTTCTTTTACCAATTTGACTTggtatgttttttctttttcatttaccAATCTGGAGAAGGAAATAAGGGAGAAAGAAGGTGGGATTCAGACTCAAACCCGTGGCCTCATTGACTATTTTCATAAGAAACAAGAGTCGAAAAAAATGACTAGTTGCTGAGTCCAAGAAGAAAAGGCTCCTTCCTTTCATCAACAGAAGAGGTCCTTTTGCATTGCTCGTCTCCAAGAATTTGGACATCTCGAGAAATTTCAGCTTTTTATTAAAGTTTGTGAAGTGATATGAGTTCTTTCCTCTTGGACAAGCTAGAGACAGCTGAGGACACACAAGGGACACATTGGGAGGTTTTTCAAAAGTAGGGTGAGCGTGAAAATTGAAACGGACTATTGGCTCATGGTTACTTAGTTGTGTTGATTTAAATCGTCACAATGTTGGTACTGTTTGTTATTTTATCCTACCAATTTTCACAGAATTGGTTTCCTATATAACCCAATAAACAGCTCGAAAAGCCAGCTGCTCAGTCTTTGTAtggttttatttaaaataaaccTTCAAAAATTACCTTAACTACCAATAGTATGCAAAATATGAGCACAAGTTGTGATTAATGACAGCAAATATAAAGCACAAAAGCAAAATTGGAGATCAACATTCTCTTTTGAAATATTTCATCTCATGTAGTCACATTGAAACGGGAAGACTCCAGCTAGGCAACTACAGATGAAATCTGGTGACTCGTTCCATAAGTCAAATGTGAACAACAAACCGGATTTATGTAACCCAatgccaacaaaaaaaactatgttgtcaaaaattatattaacaACATGACACAAAAAGGTAACTAGCCAGTACCTTTCATATCCATTCAAATCTTACTCGAACAAAAAAGGCATCAGTTGCAGTCGAGAATCTTCATCAGCAAATTAAGCATCCAAGTAGTCACCCTGCACCTGTCTCACGCTTGTATGGTTCAACACAGTGCACTCTAATCGCTTACCGTAGTCAAACAATGCTATCACGCTCAAGAAAATTGACAACAACAGTGCATACCATAAAGCTAGAACTGGCCAACTTTTAGCACCAAAATACCAGCAATCTGTTCAAACCAAACTTTAGCTTTGAGGGAAATGAGTGGCGAAAACCCAAGTTCTGATTCCAATTGTGGTTCTGGAGGTGCTCATGGCTTTCCCATAAAAAGGTTTCGCGCCACAAAGTACTCCTAAAGTCTGACATCCATAGCGTAATTGGTCATGACAGCTAAAATCAACAATCAccgaacggttcagatttccTATTCCATCGAAGAGTCACTAATCCAAAGGATCGCCCTTGTAAGCCACCAAAAGTTCCTCTGCATCATCTCTAAACCTTGATATATATTTCTCTAGAAACTTCTCTTCCGACAAATCCAATACGCTAAGTAAAGTTGGCTCCTTCTTTAACAGCGTCTTGCACTTCATAACCTGTAAAACTCTATACCGAGGGAGGACTCTCTCCCTCATGCAGTACATCAAACACGTAGGCCAACTAACTAATGCAGACCTTTCCAACTTGACATCATACAAGAAGAACTCCATTCCAAACTTCAACTTCCCTTCAGAAGCCCCAAGTAATGCCGGAGCCCTCCTAAACATATCCATACATTCATCCTCCGAAAACCCAAAAGTTCTAAACAATTCAATCTTCCTACTAAAAGTCTCACGACTCATGCCACTAACTGTGCCCACAGCATGAACCAACATCCTTGAATCAACAGAAAAACCCAAATCCACAACTCGTGAAACGAGGTCCCTAAGAGCCAGCTCTGAAATAAAGAAAACCCAAGGTCGCTTCTTCAAAAGCAATGAGAGCTGGGGCCCCACGATGCCGCAGCTCTCCAAGAAGGCAATATTGCATTTCAATCTCAATACGGGTTTCGGAACGACCCAATAGGACCTCTGCAGAACCCGAATCAAACCCTGATTGTTCTCGTCATTTCCGAGGATTTTCTTGATAATGTCAACGCAGGGTATCAATGTTCTCTCCAAACTGTAAAGCAAAACATGAGCATGAGTTGAAATGAACTTACCCAGATCAGGACCAGTGAAACCCAGATCCTGAAAGAACTGGAGCTTGGGCTTCAAAGTCTTGTCTACGTCGGAGAAGAGGATATTGGGCTTGAGCCGGACGGAGGATCGAATCTGGGGGTCGGAGAAGCCGAGCTGTTTGAGAAATTGAACCACCGACTGTGGCTTTTTGAGGGTCTTTTTCGATGGGAAGCGGTTGGAGATGGAAATGGCTTGTGGTTCGGAGAATGTCAAGGTGTCGATGAGGAAATTGGAGAGGGAAAGGTTTGTGTTTGTGGTGCGTATCCGAGGGAGAGAGGATAGAGAAGAGACGGAACAGACGAAGGGTTTGTTTTTGATGttgggtttagagagagaagggaaaggggagagagaaaggaatggGATCTGGGTTTGCATCTTTCTTGGCTTTTTTAGATGTTTACACAGAGATGGGAGGAAGAGAGATCGGTTGGGGTTTAGgggtttttgattattttgaagTTACCACAGCATGGGTTTTTAAAAAGGCTCTCTTTCACTCCGGTTCGGTTCGATCCCTTTCAGATTTAAAGTTTCGGTTCGATTTGGTTGAGCTTGAAGTGAAAAGTCAAGTAACCCGAATCGAAtcgaaaatttcattttttttctattccaaaaccaaaaactgattGGTATCGAGCTGAGACtgaccaaaaaccaaaaatttcaGTCAAATGTTCGTCAGTTATATTTTCACTCCTAACTCAGGACTCGAATGAAACTGCGGATTATTCTTCTAGTATTTCCTCCGTCCCCATTTTTTAATACCGATTATCACTTTTTACTGTCTTAAATTTTTTGTCCCACTTTAGAACTAAATGGCTAAA
Proteins encoded in this window:
- the LOC131303117 gene encoding bifunctional dihydrocamalexate synthase/camalexin synthase-like encodes the protein MAAQVLTNMLKVHASAILWQRVYTNGYTSTVELRTLIEHHHSLHLCFEQIESILSTLGNSMIPDRQAAGFNSIEILSLNGLDSLKPITVKTSKSNEKGTKRIIRSGGKEQDGGRIRLGKTGILVHRLIKESFRLHPVTPLLLPHEAMQECIVNGYHIPRKAQVTINVWATGRDPNVWKDAEEFIPERGVALDAARAIDGSACGDTIGAALIGSCRRACCQGTWT
- the LOC131303946 gene encoding uncharacterized protein LOC131303946; translation: MQTQIPFLSLSPFPSLSKPNIKNKPFVCSVSSLSSLPRIRTTNTNLSLSNFLIDTLTFSEPQAISISNRFPSKKTLKKPQSVVQFLKQLGFSDPQIRSSVRLKPNILFSDVDKTLKPKLQFFQDLGFTGPDLGKFISTHAHVLLYSLERTLIPCVDIIKKILGNDENNQGLIRVLQRSYWVVPKPVLRLKCNIAFLESCGIVGPQLSLLLKKRPWVFFISELALRDLVSRVVDLGFSVDSRMLVHAVGTVSGMSRETFSRKIELFRTFGFSEDECMDMFRRAPALLGASEGKLKFGMEFFLYDVKLERSALVSWPTCLMYCMRERVLPRYRVLQVMKCKTLLKKEPTLLSVLDLSEEKFLEKYISRFRDDAEELLVAYKGDPLD